DNA from Streptomyces sp. Edi4:
CGCCGCCCCCGAAGAGCTCGCCGCGATCACCGCGATCCTGCTGGCGCGCGCCGCCGCCCAGCCCGCCCCCGCGCCCAAGCGCGGCCGCTCCACCGCCGGCTGGCGCCGCCTCGAGCGCACCCCCGGCTTCCGCGCCCCGCACTCCTGGCAGGGCTGACCTCCCCGGAAACGCCACGCGCCCCGCCCCCGCCCACCTGGGCGGGGGCGTCTTTTTCGCTGGGCCCGCGCCCGAGCGCTGGGTACGTTGGGGCCCGGGCCATGCGCACCGCGCCGCCCGGGAGTGCAGAGAGCGGGAAAGAAAGAGGGGGAGAGGGCCGTGAACGAACCGGCCATCGGCACCTTGAAGGTGCCCGGCGCGACGTTGCGCTACGAGGTGCGCGGGTCAGGGCCCGTGCTGCTGCTCATCGTGGGTGGCGGCGGGGACGCCGGAATCCTCGAACCGGTCGCCGACGCGCTCGCCGACCGCTACACGGTGGTGACCTACGATCCGCGCGGCCACTCGCGCAGCCCCCTTGACGGGCCGGACGAGGACCAGTGCGTGGCGACCCAGGCCGACGACGCCCGCAGGCTGCTCGACCGGGTGGCGCCCGACGGGGCGCCCGCGTACGTCTTCGGCACCAGCTCGGGCGCGATCGTGGCGGTGGACCTGCTGATCCGCCACCCCGAGCGGCTGGCCCGGGTCGTCGCACATGAGCCCGTCCTGGTCTCCCTGCTGCCGGACGCCGCCGAGCAGCACGCCTTTTTCAGCCACGTGGTGGCGACCTTCCACCGCGAGGGGGAGGGCGCGGCCATGGCCGAGATGAGCGCGGGGTGCGGTGAGGAGCGGGGTGAGAAGCCGGACCTGTCCGGGCTGTCACCGGGCATGCTCGCCACGTTCGCGCGGGTGCGGGAGAACTCGGAGTTCTTCCTGGGGCGCGTCCTGGGACAGTTCAGCGCGCACGTCCCACATGGGGAGCAACTGGACGCGCACGCGGACAAGTTGGTGCCGGCCGCGGGGTGGGCGTCGTACGGGCTTCGGCTCTACCGGCCGGCTGCCGCGCTCGCCGAGCGGTACGGGGTCGCGCTCGGGGAGTTCCCGGGCGGCCACGTGGGTGTGGTGACGCACCCCGACGAATTCGCCCTGAAACTGGACGAGTTGCTGCGTAAAGGACAGTGAGGCGGGCCCGCACCGGCGGCTCAGGTCGTCCCGCGCGGTCCCTCGCGCTCCTGGGCATCCGGTGTGGGCCCGCGTCCGTATCGCTCGCCCCAGCCGCGCGGCGTCAGCGCAGGCGTGCCATGAGGGCGTGTTCGACGAGGGTGATGAGGGCGCTCTTGGCGTCGGCGCGGTGGCGGGCGTCGGTGACGATGATGGGGGTGTCGGGGCCGATCTGGAGTGCTTCGCGTACTTCGTCGGGGGTGTAGGGCTGGTGTCCGTCGAAGCCGTTGAGGGCGATGACGAAGGGGAGTCCTGAGTTCTCGAAGTAGTCGACGGCGGGGAAGCAGTCGGCGAGGCGGCGGGTGTCGACGAGGACGACGGCGCCGATGGCGCCGCGGACGAGGTCGTCCCACATGAACCAGAAGCGGTCCTGGCCGGGGGTGCCGAAGAGGTACAGGATCAGGTCCTGGTCCAGGGTGATGCGGCCGAAGTCCATGGCGACCGTGGTGGTCGTCTTGTCGCCGGTGTGGGTGAGGTCGTCGATGCCCGCGCTCGCGGACGTCATCACGGCTTCGGTGCGCAGGGGGTTGATCTCCGAGACCGCGCCGACGAACGTGGTCTTGCCCACGCCGAAGCCGCCCGCCACCACGATCTTCGCCGACGTGGTGGAACGGGCGGCACCGCCGCTAGAGCTTGCGAAGTCCACTGAGCACCCTTTCGAGCAGTGTCACGTCTGGCTGTCCGCCCGCGGACTCGTCGCCGCCGGGCTGATGGATGGCGACAAGTCCGGCCTCCGCCAGGTCGGCGACGAGGATCCGGGCAACGCCGAGGGGAATGGTGAGGAGTGCGGAGATCTCGGCGACCGACTTGATCTCGCGGCACAGGTGGCAGATCCGCTGGTGCTCGGGCAACTGCCCTTGCAGCCTGGCCGGTTCCGCCGTGGTGTGCACCAGCGCCTCGATGGCGAGCTGGTAGCGCGGCCTGGTGCGGCCGCCGGTCATGGCGTACGGGCGCACCAGAGGGTTGTGCGCGCCGGCCGCCGGAGAAGGCTGGGGGGTCGGCCTCGGCTGCACCGTGTCGATCCGGGGCTGCGGCGGCTGGTCATAGGGGCCGGGGCGGCGGTTCGGCTGCTGGTAGGGCTGCTGGTACTGGCCCTGGCCCTGGCCGTGTCTGCCCGGCGCGGGAGGGTAGTTGAAGCGGTTCTGGCCGTGCTCACCCGGAGACTGCTGTCCACCGCTGTAGGGGTGCCCGCCTGGGGGTGTTGTCACGTTTCCTCCTCCGACTACCGGTGCCCGTCCCATGGGGGCCGCGCCACCGCACTTTATGGTGCGGTGGCGAGAAACGCACGGCCTGTCTGCTGATTGAGAACTGATCGGTAACTAGTTAAGAAGGCTTCCCTGAAGCTCCGCCCGGAGGTCGGGGGTCAGCACGCTTCCGGCCCGGTCCACCAGCAGCGCCATCTCGTATCCCACCAGGCCGATGTCGGCCTCGGGGTGGGCGAGAACGGCGAGGGAGGAACCGTCGGAGACCGACATGATGAAGAGGAAGCCGCGCTCCATCTCCACCACCGTCTGGTTGACGGCGCCGCCCTCGAAGATCCGGGAGGCGCCCGCGGTGAGGGAGGTCAGACCGGAGGCCACGGCCGCCAGCTGATCGGCCCGGTCCCGGGGGAAGCCTTCGGACATGGCGAGCAGGAGTCCGTCGGCGGAGACCACCACCGTGTGGGACACCCCGGGGGTGTTGTCCACGAAGTTGGTGATCAACCAGTTCAGATTCTGCGCCGCCTGGCTCATCGGGCTCACACTAACGCTCCTGGTTGTAGGTGTTACTTGTGTCCGACCCCGCGTTACGGCCCTGCTGGACGCCGCGGCGCAGGTTGCTCAACCTGCCGCGCACGTCCTCCGGAGCGCGGGAGACCTGAGGGCCGCCCTGCGGGGTCTGCTCGGCCGCGCCCTCGACCAGATTGGCCTTGGGCACCCGCCGGGGGAGACCGGAAGGAGTGACCCCGCCGGCCTTGGGCTCACGCAGCTTCTCGGCCCGCGTCCAGCGCTCGTCGTTGGTCGAACGCCAGTCGTCGGCCGGCCCGTCCGGCGTCTCGCTCTGTTCCTGCCGGGGCTCGGCCGGCCAGTCCTGCTGGCTGCCGCGCCGGGGCAGACCGGCGTCGGTCAGCTCATGGGCGGTGGTCGGGGTGGGGCCCGGACGGTCGAAGCCTACGCGGTCCGCGGCGCCCTCGGGAACGCCCCGGCTCTCCCCGGCGGATTCCGCTTCCGGTGAGAAGGGGGCCGCGTAGGGCTCCTGGTAGGCGTTCGCCTGCGGCCAGTCGTCCTGCGGGGCCTGGGCGGCGTAGGGATCCTCGTAGGAGCCCTGGCCGGCCGTCTGGTCCCGGTAGGAGCCTTCCGCATAGCCGGACTCCCGGTAGTCGCCCTGGGGCGCGTAGGAGTCCGGGGCGTAGGCACCGGTGTGTTCGGGGGTGTGCTGGTTCTGGTACGAGCCCTGGTACGAGCCGTCGTAGCCGGGCGCCGCCTGGTTGTCGTAGGAGGCCTCGTAGGGCTGCTCCTGCCCGGCGTAGCCCTGCCGGCTGTCGTAGGAGCCGTCGTAGGCCTGGCCCTGCTGGGGCTCGACCTCGTCCCGGTACAGCGGG
Protein-coding regions in this window:
- a CDS encoding acyl-CoA carboxylase subunit epsilon, translating into MNTPKSNSSESLLRVEKGDAAPEELAAITAILLARAAAQPAPAPKRGRSTAGWRRLERTPGFRAPHSWQG
- a CDS encoding alpha/beta fold hydrolase, with product MNEPAIGTLKVPGATLRYEVRGSGPVLLLIVGGGGDAGILEPVADALADRYTVVTYDPRGHSRSPLDGPDEDQCVATQADDARRLLDRVAPDGAPAYVFGTSSGAIVAVDLLIRHPERLARVVAHEPVLVSLLPDAAEQHAFFSHVVATFHREGEGAAMAEMSAGCGEERGEKPDLSGLSPGMLATFARVRENSEFFLGRVLGQFSAHVPHGEQLDAHADKLVPAAGWASYGLRLYRPAAALAERYGVALGEFPGGHVGVVTHPDEFALKLDELLRKGQ
- a CDS encoding ATP/GTP-binding protein, which produces MDFASSSGGAARSTTSAKIVVAGGFGVGKTTFVGAVSEINPLRTEAVMTSASAGIDDLTHTGDKTTTTVAMDFGRITLDQDLILYLFGTPGQDRFWFMWDDLVRGAIGAVVLVDTRRLADCFPAVDYFENSGLPFVIALNGFDGHQPYTPDEVREALQIGPDTPIIVTDARHRADAKSALITLVEHALMARLR
- a CDS encoding DUF742 domain-containing protein, with the translated sequence MTTPPGGHPYSGGQQSPGEHGQNRFNYPPAPGRHGQGQGQYQQPYQQPNRRPGPYDQPPQPRIDTVQPRPTPQPSPAAGAHNPLVRPYAMTGGRTRPRYQLAIEALVHTTAEPARLQGQLPEHQRICHLCREIKSVAEISALLTIPLGVARILVADLAEAGLVAIHQPGGDESAGGQPDVTLLERVLSGLRKL
- a CDS encoding roadblock/LC7 domain-containing protein, with the translated sequence MSQAAQNLNWLITNFVDNTPGVSHTVVVSADGLLLAMSEGFPRDRADQLAAVASGLTSLTAGASRIFEGGAVNQTVVEMERGFLFIMSVSDGSSLAVLAHPEADIGLVGYEMALLVDRAGSVLTPDLRAELQGSLLN